Within the Oncorhynchus kisutch isolate 150728-3 linkage group LG13, Okis_V2, whole genome shotgun sequence genome, the region ctaagcacaggcaaaatcctagaggaaaacctgatttGCTTtcctgggagacaaattcacctgtcaacaataacctaaaaaaccaagccaaatatacactgcagttgcttaccaagacaacattgaatgttcctgattggactagttacagttttgacttaaatctgcttgaaaatctatgacaggacttgaaaatggctgtccagcagtcatcaacaaccaatttgacagagcttgaagaattttaaatggcataataggctaatattgtacaagccaggtatgcaaagctcttagacttaccccaaaacactcacagctgtaattgctgccgaaggtgattctaacatgtattgaatacttatctaatcaataaatatttgtgttctatttgtcataaatatataatttttcttccactttgacagagtattgtGTGTGGATCGTTGACTAAAAACTCCCACTCcaacaaaaatgtgtaaaaagtaaatgggtgtgaatactttctgaaggcattgtattgGCACCTCAGTTTGACATATTGTTTCTGGGCAGAAATATTCTGACAATCTTTAGTTGAATGTTTGTTTTCACAAGCACCTGGCACCTAAAATATGTAAATTATGCTTTGAGTTTTTATACACAGTCTGTATGTAAAATCACAATGTACAGGCTGAAGAGTGTGCATTGCTGTGGATATCACAACCCCTCTCCTCTAGAGAGGATTGTTTTGCTGCTAGGGGAATGATTCTCTCAACTGTCATAACCATGCACCTTAATGCTTCAACTTTGAATCAATAATGATAACCCTAAAACTTACAAATTGTTATTCTGATAAATGATATTTTACCCAGATACACTTCATTGCTATGATATAGCCGTATGCTGAAACTCTATGCTCTTAAAAGGTACATTATACCGGTTGTTGACATCTGTAATCACCTGTTTTTTTATTAAGTGTTTGAAACGAACCATTGAGGCATTTAGAACATATCAGCCACTGAGTCTGTAGAACTTCCAGTGGAATTGTTTCCTCAGGGAAATGTGTGTATTTGTTACGTATAGAGAATTATAATAAAGTTAATACCTAACTGAATGCAAAACCAAGCCTGTTGGTTAAAATTTTATTACAATTTTCTATGTCTttgtttgtgtgtagattgttgccACAAAATCTAATCTCCCAACCCTCAGTAAGATTCTTCTctggaaatgtttttgttttttgttgcagAGATGTAGGTTGCTtgtaatttatatatattttttctttactAAGGATTGTTTCTAATTTCTTTAATTTCTTTTGATTGTCTTTTCAATAAATGTGGTCTTCAAAAAAACATGTGACTActttatagtaaaaaaaaaaaaatatatggaaaatTTAGGCCGGGATTTAATCCAATCGCGCTTTGTCGACAATGTGCCATTTACAGGTAGTTTGCGATTGAGCGGACATATGCAGCATCTACCATGAACGCAGAATGTTCTTATTATACCTCTGATGCGGTTCCGTGAATGCAGGAACACATGCGCCTTTAAAAGGTATGTTTCTGACATGCAATCGCATTGACTCCTGGCCataatagagccccacagtgtgTCAGAATACCCACAAAACCTAGTGGTctaacaggaaaatggttccaattgttttacCAACATTAATTTTTCCCATgcaaactacaaatccctgcaagcagGTATTGtccaatttaaaacttgcacaagagaGTTTACAGATTGTCAATTTTAAGAAATGTAGCctatttattcattactacatttagcaaACATTacatagttaatccagagattcttacctttgcctcaattcggcagtctcatccagatcattatggcatttgtagttctttataatagccacattagcagctaattagcttTTAATTTTGGGGAGGTAAATACAGGTGAATATAttgtcaccttgtcctagagagatttacatggttatcaaaatgttACGCCAGGGTAAGCCTGCATGGAACACAACCCTAATTTGAAGTGTTTCTCAAATCAACTATGGGGACAATGTAATGGTggaaaaaaacaattggaaccatttccctgtttgaccactaggtatTATGACTCTTGGTACTCTCTTAGGCCAAGATGCAATCAAGTCAGCAGTAACCCACATTTACCTGACAAATGCATATGTGGCTTTTCATTGCTTTTGTTTAGGCGGTGTCAGATGTGTAATGTTAGACATGTCAAATCTACAAGCGGCTCTTGACGTTATCTATCGCGGACATTGCCATGGAATGAACTGAGTAGAAATTCCATGCAACTGTTATAAGTTCAAACACTGGAATGTGTGATGTAATGTACACCGATTTAGTCTGATAAATCATTTGaaatgtaattgtcattatttctatatagcctgcAGTTTCTCGTTCTAAACTTCTAAAGCGGGTGTGGTTTCATGACTACTACAAAAGCAGCTCACTGATTCGACAGCTATAATGCAGGCGGTTACACCACAGACAAAAGGGGAAACCCAGACACGTCACAGGGGGTATAAATCTGAAGCATCGTTTAGAACTTAATGAGACAGCCCCAAGTTTTGCCAAATTTTGTCGTCTGGTCTTTGGTGTCCCAACGCAGGTAACGTAGCGGGAAATAGTTAGGGTGGCTAATACGGGAGCAGCATTAGCCACCCTAGCACGATGGTGTAATGGGATTTTATTAAGATTAGCATTTTTCCCTTTTGGGGGGGACTGCACAAAAAAGTAACTTTTTTCTAAAATGCCATGCCTAAATTCCACCGTTATTCAAGAATGGCCCAGGTACACAGACTGGCAATCCAGGATTTTGAAAACAACAAACCGGCCGCCCGCTACTTCTTttagtaaacagctgagggatggggctggagagaTATAACCATGCTCAAATGCATTGTCAGAGGATAGAATGCCCCTGTCCCTGGGGTAGTATGAAATACACAATTAAATAAATCAATTTAAGGTCACAATCGTGGCAATGTGGCTAGGCTGTCAGCTGTAAGGTATGGTCTGTGGTGCAGTGGAAAGGGACCGTTGGCACCTAGCGGGAACCCAGTGAAGCTCCGATTCTGACGAGGCTTTCCGTATACGGTGGGCCAAGCCATCCAGGAAGTCCTTGTGCTGCTGTGTGACCGCTTGGGAGAGCAGGCTGGGTAGGGCCTGCAGATTGACTAGGATGGAGTCCAGTTTGTCATCCAAACTACCAATCCTCCTATCCAGCTCCTCGCTGCGCAGCTGCAGGTCAGACACCAGGTCGTACATCATGTTCTGAGTCTGTGGCGCAAAAACAGTGTCAAACTTGTGATCGGTGTTTAGaaagaaatatataaattaaATATGATGAAAGGTGCACCTTGGCTAGATCCACAAGTGTGTTAGCCTGGTCGGTGAGTTTCATCTGTTCCAGTTTGACTCTGCGCAGTCTAGGGGAAAGTGAAGTGGAAGTGAGTTATGGAGGGCAAAGGTAAGGGGTAAGTTGGGCTGCATAACATACTCACAGATATATGCACATCAACTATTTATTTAACAATGGTTTGAAAAGGCACACTACTTACTGGTGAATGGCTTGCAGAAATTTGCGCTGATGTTTGCGTACCCTGGCGTGATCGATCTTCTTGACTAACTTGGTGTGTTTGTAGATAAGCCATGTCTCTCTGAGTACATTGGCAGCTGTGTTTTTCACCTGtagggaacattccagaaaacataaatgttttggtacagtcCTATGATGGTATCTAGCCCGTAGCATGGGACTTGGGCCGGGATTCAAGCTGATCGCGCTTTGTCGGCAATAAACCTTTTAAAGAAAAGGCCatatctctgtccagtgtctgttatttgcccatcttttttttctttttactgGCCAGTCAgagatatgtctttttctttgcaactctgcctagaaggccagcatcccagagtcgcctcttcactgttgatgttgagactggtgttttgcgagtactattaaatgaagctgccaattgaggacttgtgaagcgtctgtttctcaatgtacttgtcctcttgctcagttgtgcaccggggcctcccactcctttttctattctggtttgagccagtttgtgctgttctgtgaagggagtagtaccccgtgttgtaccagatcttcagtttcttggcatggaatagccttcatttctcagaacaagaatagacgaaTGAGTTTccgaagaaagttatttgtttctggccattttgagcctgtactcgaacccacaaatgctgatgctccagatactcaactagtctaaagaaggaccgtTTTTCTGTTGCTTCTTTAATTAACACtacagtttttagctgtgctaacataattgcaaaaggcttttctaaggatcaattagccttttaaaatgataaacttggattagctaacacaatgtgccatttgaACACAGGATATATTTGTGTTCTATTTTTCATAAATATAAAAATGTTCTTCCACAAAATTCCGTACAATTCAAATGTCATGATTATGATCCAGGCCTACAGCTAATGACATTACAGCCAAACCCAGTGAGCACCGATTGATGCAGGACATCTATTGACGTTTATTATTGGTTGACATTTGGTCCATCCACCCTGGCTTTGGGTGTGTTTGAGCGGATCACTTTTGTCAAGTCAGTGACCATCACAGATTTTGTCTTgtctggaccagccttgatttgCCCAATAATACTAGTCTATGACTGGTCCAGATTTTAAAGACTGTCCTTGTTTGGGGGCAGAGCTCATTAGAATTATACTCGGTGTACTTTGCAAGGCTTCAGTTGCTATAACtgttactgagaatgttgttgtAGTTAAAATATTATTTTGGTTGTGTCGGTAAACTTCAAACATGATCACTGCCATTTCTGAAGCTTTTGAAAAGTCTGACATAAGTGACAGAAACAATCATGAGTAATTGATACTTTATTCTCCATTTTGCCCCATTTTGCTATTTTATTGGGACATAATAACTTGGCATAATGTTTTCTTTGATATTTTGCCGTAGAAGCAACAACCAAAATAGACGTCTTTTCAACTAAAACTAGATGTCAATAGGAGGTCCGGCAGAGTTGTCTTTTCAACTAAAACTAGATGTCAATTGGAGGTCCGGCAGAGTCGTCTTTTCAACATCTGTAAAAAGACTCAtcttaaaatacatattttaaactTTCACTTAGAACTGAAAACTAAAGTGGCTTCAATGTCCGACAACATTTTGCTTACTGGGTTGCTGATTGGGGGGCATTGTCTTTATTTATAATGTCTCTTCATAAAACATTTTGATTATCCGATACGTATCAGGTTAGGGTCATAAATCCATGGGTTCAGTTCGGGTCAGGCCCAACATTCTGGAGCCATGAAGACCTCTAATGTCCACTTACTCGTTTATAGAGCTGAGTGTCCATCATAAAGTTGTGAACATGCTTCTCAGCTCTGGTCAACTCGGACTTCCTGGCAACTACAGCAACCACCAGGGCAGTGCAGCCAGCCCCCTGGGGAGAAAAGACAAAGGCAGTAATACTTTTTCATGGGGAAAAGTGTTGTCTTTATATCTCATTAGATATTATTTATTCAATATAATAACACATGTACGTATTATTATAATATGTTTGTTTTGTTGCTGTTGCCAGTGTATTATCACCATAGTTCATCCAACTACAAACCCTTTCTCGGATTACACTGATCTGGTTCTGGGTACTAACTCCTAAACTTGGGATAGGGTTAACTATCAGGTATCATATTGAGTGTTTAGGTttagagggtctacaccagaagttaatgcttatctgtaggaggaaggtatatggtgtgtgcaattaagcttggaatgtacTGAATGTAGGGAAAgtggcaggcattgataaggggagagagccatggattagtgatgaagagggtcgaggtcaggtcaggtcacattAAGGGAGATAGAAAAGTTTATGGCCCGTATCACTTAGTGCCCTGCCTAGCAGTAAAGATACAATGTTTGTACAGACGTGTCagaggagactcagcctaggaggaagggttaaatatcagtgtttGTGTGAAAAGGTTTTTGTCTTGGTTTGTCTTGGTTAAACTTGGTTAAGTTTTCATAGTGTCCGTTGAGTTTTTACTCTGAGAAACTCAAACTTAACACCTTAGAGCTGCCTCATCCTGAATGTCATAGATCTCTTTTGACACTTGCGGATGCATAGGAAACATACCATGATTCCAGTCAGCAGACACACACCCTTTCCACAGTAAGTGTGAGGGACCATGTCTCCATAACCAATGGAGAGAAAGGTGATAGAGATGAGCCACATGGCCCCAAGGAAGTTATTAGTCACTTCCTGTGTGTCATGATACCTGGAGGAACAAgaaatatatatgtattataataAACAcgtatttcttttttttacagtACAACATCTTATACTCTATTCCATACATTTGTGTTTGTTTCATTATATATCGAGCAAAGAGGCATAGTAGAAGTCCATAACATCTTGAGCTAACCCCAATCAAGAGGCATTAATCTTACATAAGGATCTTCTTCACTGAGAAATGTACTGGATAGTAGTGATACAGTGTTGATGGAATGCCTACTGTGTCTGGGGCCTGTACCTCTCACATACACGCACCGTCCACGCTGCGATGATCCAACAAGAGACGCTGAAGACCAGCAGCACCGTGCCGGGGCAGATGGTCATGAGGGTCTTCATGACGAACCGCGTGTTGAAGTTGATCTTGTTGAGGGCGCCGATGCTGCGCGACGAGGCGTCCGTGAAAAGCTTGCTGTGCAGCAGCATGACACGACCGATTAGGTAGAGCCTGAGGAACATTGGGATGGAGAGGACGAGGTCCACGTCGGCATTGGTCAATGAGTGTGGGTAGGTGAAGGCCAGCCGGGCTGTCCAGGTGAAGATGTACTGGCCCGGGATGGGGTGGATGGCACAGACCAGCAGCTCCAGCACAACCAGGAAGATCCGCTCATATGTCATAGCAATCCTCCAGTCGTCAGCTGCATTGTCCACCATGAAGagctgtgtgtgtaggtgtaagGATAGGAGGGCAAACAAGGAGATTTAGATGTGGGGGGAAaagagagcaaggggaacaactgtAATATTAATGGTGATGGTGGCATATCACCTGTATTTCCCGTGCATGGTACATCACAATGAGGCCGAGCAATACAGCAGTTGAAAGGCTGACGAGGCATTTCAGAGCAAATGAGTATGATGATTCCTGCAGAGAAGATAGACAATTAAGATCCCCTCTTTAAAATGTCTTGTCTTACCATTACGCTAGGCCTCGTATTCATGGTAGACCTCTAATTCTGCATGATATTATGACGGGTCAATCCACTGCAATAGAGACATTTCTTACCTTCGTGTAAACCCCCCAGGACAGTTCCGTCTCCGTCACCATGACAACAATCCCAAACATCCCGAAAATCAAGGCATAGTCGCTCAGCTGTTTGCGCTTTCCAAATAGCGCTCTACGCTGGCCCAATCTGTAGCCAATGTCCTTAGTCCTCTTCTGTGGCGCGTCTCCTCCTCCCTCGCTGTTGCCCTTACTATTGTCCTCACTGAGGCCTTTGGAGAACACCTCCTCCAGGACGGACCTGTGGAGAGTCTGGAGGGGCTCTTGTCTTGCTGAGTCCAGCTCTGAAAGGTTGGGTGGCGAAGCTCCTAAGCTGCTCAGGGGTCTCCCAACATCCCCATTGTATTTAGCGCTTGTCACAACTGTGTCGGGAGGGAGTGGGCTACTGCTCTTGGACAGGTAAGGCGTTGAACCAACATGGCCAACCTTTTTGGTATGAGGATGTACCTGTTGCTCCCCTTGTCGTTGCCCTTCTCCCTCTAGTTGATGGTTCTCCGGCCACCGCTGGCTACTGGAAGAGGAGTGAACACTGCTTTTGTCGCTAGTAGCCGGGAATGAATTCTTCACTCGTGGGCTGCTGCTGGATGGGTAGAGAGAACACTGATGGCATTTTAGAATGCTAAGATGGTCACAACAATGCTGCCTTTGAGGGTGTTGCTGTAGTTGCTGGTTTAAGTAAGGTTGTTGGCCTCTACAATGCACTCCACACTCATTGGCACAGCAGCTAGGTAAACCGTTTCCTAGCATCCATTGGTGTTGTGTATCTAAGGGAAGTTTCTGTTGGTCCTGAGATTGAGACAAAACCAAGAGCTGCCTAACTTTACTTGACTCATTGCCATTCAGAGGTATATTGAGCGAAGGCTCTGTTTTTTCAGTAGTCGAGACTGGTGGTAGGTTATGCTCTTTAATCTTGAAATGATTATGGGTCTGCTGCTGCCATTGATTATACTCCTTCAGCCCGTCTTCTCCTCTGCATCGGGATGTGAAATGATCCTTCTCGGGATTGACAGTCCCTGTTGAGGGATCCTCTTGACTTGGTTTCTGCCTGAAAAACCGGGATGACGATGACACCAGGGAGTTCTGAGGATAGGAGTGGGTATACTGTAGAGAAGGAGGAGTTCCCTTCTTGGAGAATGTGGAGAGGCAGTCCTTCAAGAAGCCCTGCTTTGATTGTGGCTGGAAACCGGCCACCTCTGATCCATGTTTTGTACTAGGAGAATAGCAAACAGAGCCACAGTCCGCATCAGGACGTCCCACCGTGGTCCCATGCCACTCAGCCAACAGTGGGCTTTCACGCTGCAGTTCAAGAGTACCACCCACCTGGCTACAAAAGAGCAGGAGAtcttgattgctcagttttgaCAGTGTAGTTTTTAATGGTGGAGATTTCCGTGGTGGAGCGACTCCATTTGGAGTAGCCTGTGGCGGAGAAGTGGAAGTGGAAATGCTGTTATTGCTCTGCTCTGGTATTGACATTTGGGGCTGGAGGGCAGTTCCAGAGTAGCGATACTGCATGACCTCAGGGGCTTTGTCTGGTAGAGACTGCCCTCGAGAGTTGCAGTGATCCGGATCTTGGTCGTTGCAAGCGTCTCCTGTTGAATCGAGCCGACGTGTTGCATTGGTGGGTTTGACCAGAACCAGCCTCATAatgtatgatgatgatgacaattatttatttaatttcctgTGTACTATGGCAGCTAAAAGCTGAATTGCAGTAACACATACAAGGAACCAAATTTCaatgaacaaaacaagatacaataAGATCAAAAAGTCAGGGAGTTGAGGCAGGAATGGAGGTTGAACAGTCTGAGcggtgaagggatggagggagcattTTGGTCACAGCAAGGGAGGTCGGTGGTCATATCAGAGTCAGTCCGAGACTTTTCCGGAGCCTTTACCACAGCTCGCTGTCCCCGGCGTCCTCAGCCTCTCCTTATGGACTCtgtaagtagctggctagctactcCTCCGTACTACCAATGTGTAGCACCGACTTGGGGGGTGCCCCAGAATCCGATGGCAGCTTAACTTAATGTTTCCTGTACATGTTGTATATTTTATacatattttgttgtttttaacTGTCTTTTTAATCAACATTTAGTTTTTGTTAACTAAGTATTGTTTAATAATTTTATGAATTTAGAAAAAACGGTGATGCTGGCAAGTTAGTTGAACATGAACTTAATGGGAAAATCTTGTCACTTGTAACACTGTTTACATTGATGAACTGCAAAGACTTTGCTAGGAAGGAATCCAGGTTCAAATGAAAATGTTTCAACCCAACTGCTTATGTTGGTATAACCATGTGCAATAGCCAATGCATTGTTGATCattttttgaagaaaaaaaaataagaTTCAGTCCATAATATTATTAATAACCTATTTCTTCAGGTTATTCAGGTTGCTGCATCCATATTCATGGTGTATTACAGTCATCCAGCTAAAAGAGCGTTGGGTTCACACAAAAATAATCTGTAAGAAAGCAGAGGAAACATGAAGGAATACTATACAAAAGACATTGACACTACTCCCTCTTAAAAGCTGTAAAGTATCTGATCAATAAGACATCATTTTAAGTGAACAGCATGCTCTACATTTTATGGCAAAAGCTAACAAAGATCCAAGTCAAACATAGAACTTCTAACAGATAAAACATTTTTAGGAGACCTGTGTATAACTGTCTCCCAAAGTGAGACTGGAGAGCTCCTGTCAAAACCAGATGAGCCCCTCTGATAGGAATCATCCTCAAACAGGGATATCACCATTGCTACGGATTTAGGGACTATGGACATATATAAACCTATATTGTCAACCATAACTGGGTTATCAATGTTGAATACACTATATAAAAAAACCTTTGTGTGTACGCTAACCTTTGTCATTATTTAGCCTTGTGTATTTTCCAACTGAGCTTGCAGAATGTGGTGACGGTAAAACATCCACAGTACTATTTATTTTAGAAACTTATTAGAATCCCATATTCTTCAATTGATTTTACATTTCCGTCTAACAGTGTCCTAATGCACCGCAGATACTTGCACCCGGGACAAGAAACCTAGCCTAATTTATCAAACGACTACATAATAGTCAAACTCCACAAGGAACTGGTTAAATGCAGTTCACAATATTGTGCATTTAAACTGAACAACTACCAGACCCTCTCTTTGCTTGCTTAACAAATGTATGACTCTTTAGGGAGAAAAAATCTCCCATTTATTACTTTTCTCTGCTCTATTGACCCAAAGCATGAGAAATAACTGACTAGACCCCCGTAGCCCAGAGACTCTTACCTTATTCCTTCAGATacgtttctctcactctccttgtAGAAAGCCACGCACAACTTGGAGGTGATCTTGGCTAGTGCCGGGGCAGGGCACCGCTCGAAAGGCTTTTGAAGTGGGAGCCAGACAGCAGACTTCCTAGTGCTCAACACTTGAGATGGGGCCGCTTTCCTTTGAAAGTGATCATTAGGATTCAAACTGAAGAAAGGGCAGCTGCTGGGCTTATTAAAGGCCTGCCATGCAAATGCAATGGAGGACAAAGCATTGGGTCTGTGCGGGATACAGAACATGATGTGACATCAGATCTAAGCAATAAGGACCAATTCACACTTCACACATACATAAAGGTACTCAAAGCAGGCCCATAGATAGCTAAAAGAACAGTTGGTTGTATGGGGAGTCGGTCGGTGCTTTCAAAGCAGAATAGTCAATTAGGGGTCAGAGAAACTTGTCATTGATGTTTCGTCGTTCAAAAGCCTACACAGAGCCTCTTATCTCCTCCGCCACAAGGAACATACAAAGCCTCTTTCTCGTTCATCTTtccttgcatcctctctccttTAAAAAACGCATTGGAGAAAAAGGTCTCGTGTATGACCTTGGGTCTTCTTCTCCAATACGCTTGAGAAAGAGTTGACGGAAATAATATGCGTGGAATCATAAAGACAAACTGAGCAGGGGCCAAAGTTTCTTTAATCTGCACGTGAGCGAGATCACCTGAGCATAATACATCACATCAAATCTGTCACACACTAGACACCTGACTTGTTGTTCTCAAAGTATGTTATATATCCTCCTGACACAGGTTTGTCATTCATTCTTGAATCATAAACAGGGGAAGATTTTAGGTTTGTAATAGCAATCCAAGCTTTCTGCTCCAAACCAACTTCCCCATTTAAGGGGTGCTTGGGACACTTCTACATTTTTGTGGTGAAAGGTTCCCATACCCAGCACTCGCTGCCTGGCATTGTTCTAGAGAACAATAGCCTATATACAGCTATTATATACAGCTATTAAGTGTCTATCGTATATACAGTTGTCATAAATTGTAGCACTTGCATCAGCCCATTGTCCAAAAGTGACATTGGCTTTCGCCATAGCAAGTAATCATAAAACATTGGATTTAATAATGCATTTGACAACATACACAGTGCTTAATGTGGTCATTGGGCCATTTACTTATGTATACATAATTAAACCTATCGGCTTAATAAACGTTTTATATTACGCTTTATGTACTTATTTACTATAGTTGAGGGTTTAATCACATTGGATACCAGGGATTGTCTCTCACCAACCAAGAGCGACTCTGAAGGTTCAAAAACATGTGGAGTTGTGACATTTAAATGAACAATcatataaactgaacaaaaatataaatgcaacatgtaaagtgttgatcccatgtttcatgagctgaaataaaaaaaatgtaatgttccatatgcacaaaaagcttatttctctaaaagaTGTGGCATATgacattgtgctggggacaacaaaagaccactctaaaatgtgcacttttgtcacacaacacaatgccacaaatgtctcaagttttgggggagagtgcaattggcatgctgactgcaggaatgtccaccagagctgtagcaagagaatttaatgttcatttctctaccataagctgcctccaatgtcgttttagagaatttggcagtacgtctaaccggcctcacaaccgcagaccacatgtatggtatcgtgtgggtgagcggtttgatGTCAACGTCGTGAACCGAGTAC harbors:
- the LOC109902954 gene encoding small conductance calcium-activated potassium channel protein 1-like → MRLVLVKPTNATRRLDSTGDACNDQDPDHCNSRGQSLPDKAPEVMHSSPRVKNSFPATSDKSSVHSSSSSQRWPENHQLEGEGQRQGEQQVHPHTKKVGHVGSTPYLSKSSSPLPPDTVVTSAKYNGDVGRPLSSLGASPPNLSELDSARQEPLQTLHRSVLEEVFSKGLSEDNSKGNSEGGGDAPQKRTKDIGYRLGQRRALFGKRKQLSDYALIFGMFGIVVMVTETELSWGVYTKESSYSFALKCLVSLSTAVLLGLIVMYHAREIQLFMVDNAADDWRIAMTYERIFLVVLELLVCAIHPIPGQYIFTWTARLAFTYPHSLTNADVDLVLSIPMFLRLYLIGRVMLLHSKLFTDASSRSIGALNKINFNTRFVMKTLMTICPGTVLLVFSVSCWIIAAWTVRVCERYHDTQEVTNNFLGAMWLISITFLSIGYGDMVPHTYCGKGVCLLTGIMGAGCTALVVAVVARKSELTRAEKHVHNFMMDTQLYKRVKNTAANVLRETWLIYKHTKLVKKIDHARVRKHQRKFLQAIHQLRRVKLEQMKLTDQANTLVDLAKTQNMMYDLVSDLQLRSEELDRRIGSLDDKLDSILVNLQALPSLLSQAVTQQHKDFLDGLAHRIRKASSESELHWVPARCQRSLSTAPQTIPYS